Proteins encoded within one genomic window of Brenneria nigrifluens DSM 30175 = ATCC 13028:
- a CDS encoding flavocytochrome c, whose protein sequence is MKNTTNSNRDLLNSFTLPNGIALKNRVVMAPMTTCSGFYDGSVTKELVEYYQARAGSIGTVIVECCFVDDRGLAFPGAIGIDHDDKIAGLAKIATAIKEKGSKAILQIYHGGRMVEPRFIGGAAPVAPSAVAAPRAGAAVPEALSGDEVEAMVAKFGDAVYRAIQAGYDGVEIHGANTYLIQQFYSPNSNHRTDKWGGSRDNRAAFPLAVLDITHDRVNKYADGAFIIGYRFSPEEIEEPGIRFDDSLYLLEKLAEKGLHYVHFSMGNILRPSIVETGDPTPLIKKYLARRSPRLAAIPVIGVGEVVNKADAETALECGYDLVAVGRGCIAYPDWIEQIAAREKIDLYIPSDQREALTIPEPLWRFSLVEAMIRDVNLVGKKFNAGTYQEKVRDENGELTVNISFEAERIKNIALEDDADIDDSLMISFEIIRERILDTNSPHVDAVTGATTQSEAIKKAVTKAMVKSCKDAIIAEGGDPDASLAADVVVIGSGGAGLAAAIQASEEGARVIIVEKMPVIGGNTIKASAGMNAAGTVFQKIKGIEDSQTLFYNETLKSGKHKNNPDLVKYFVEHAPRAVDWLAEHDIELSDITTTGGMSVDRTHRPANGAAVGGYLISGLIKNLNKHNIDVLLDTSVTKIIREQGKVAGVRIVNDEHEEKVIAAKAVIVATGGFSANEQMVVKYRPDLNGYVTTNHKGATGGGIRLLENIGAATVDMGEIQTHPTVEQTTSYLISESIRGGGAILVSQRGERFFNELDTRDNVSAAIVNLPEKYAYILFDQQVRNRNMAVEEYVAQGLAVSGDSVGELARQIGVDAHTLQQTLERYNSFVGQKRDDDFGRVTGMRDPLNQAPYYAIKVAPGVHHTMGGVAIDDGAAVLDSHHNVIPGAYAAGEVVGGIHGANRIGGNAVADIIIFGIQAGKRAAAYARPPDNARATDAGDSAAKASGAAEKRPVLIED, encoded by the coding sequence ATGAAGAATACGACGAATAGTAACCGGGACTTATTAAATTCTTTTACCCTGCCAAACGGCATCGCGCTGAAAAATAGGGTGGTTATGGCGCCGATGACCACCTGTAGCGGCTTTTATGACGGCAGCGTGACCAAAGAGCTGGTGGAATATTATCAGGCCCGCGCGGGAAGCATCGGCACGGTTATTGTGGAGTGCTGCTTTGTGGATGACCGTGGGCTGGCTTTCCCCGGGGCGATAGGAATAGACCACGACGATAAAATCGCCGGGCTGGCGAAGATTGCGACGGCGATTAAAGAAAAAGGGTCGAAGGCGATACTGCAAATTTATCACGGCGGGCGCATGGTGGAGCCGCGCTTTATCGGCGGCGCCGCGCCGGTGGCCCCCAGCGCCGTGGCCGCGCCGCGCGCCGGCGCGGCGGTTCCCGAGGCGTTGAGCGGGGATGAGGTCGAGGCGATGGTCGCCAAGTTCGGCGATGCGGTATACCGCGCCATTCAGGCCGGCTATGACGGCGTGGAAATTCACGGCGCCAATACCTACCTTATCCAGCAGTTCTATTCTCCCAATTCCAATCACCGCACCGATAAATGGGGCGGCAGCCGGGATAATCGCGCGGCGTTTCCGCTGGCCGTGCTGGATATCACCCATGATAGAGTTAATAAATATGCGGACGGCGCGTTTATTATCGGTTATCGCTTCTCGCCGGAAGAAATAGAAGAGCCCGGCATTCGTTTTGACGATTCGCTCTATCTGCTGGAGAAACTGGCGGAAAAAGGTTTGCACTACGTGCACTTCTCCATGGGGAATATTTTGCGTCCGTCCATCGTCGAAACCGGCGACCCTACGCCGTTGATTAAAAAATATCTCGCCCGACGCTCGCCCCGGCTGGCCGCTATTCCGGTAATCGGCGTCGGCGAAGTGGTTAATAAAGCGGATGCCGAAACGGCGCTGGAATGCGGCTATGACCTGGTCGCCGTGGGCCGCGGCTGTATCGCTTATCCTGACTGGATTGAACAGATTGCCGCCCGGGAAAAAATCGATCTTTATATCCCCAGCGACCAGCGCGAAGCATTAACCATCCCCGAACCGCTGTGGCGTTTTTCGCTGGTGGAAGCGATGATCCGCGACGTCAATTTAGTCGGCAAGAAATTCAACGCCGGGACTTATCAGGAAAAAGTCCGGGATGAAAACGGCGAACTGACGGTTAATATCAGCTTTGAAGCCGAGCGGATAAAAAATATCGCGCTGGAAGACGACGCCGATATCGACGATTCGCTGATGATAAGTTTTGAAATCATTCGCGAGCGGATTCTGGACACCAACAGCCCGCACGTTGATGCGGTAACCGGCGCGACCACGCAGAGCGAAGCGATTAAAAAAGCCGTCACCAAGGCGATGGTAAAATCCTGCAAGGATGCGATTATCGCCGAAGGCGGCGACCCGGATGCGAGCCTGGCGGCCGATGTGGTGGTGATCGGCAGCGGCGGCGCCGGACTGGCGGCGGCGATTCAGGCCAGCGAAGAGGGCGCGCGCGTCATTATTGTCGAAAAAATGCCGGTTATCGGCGGCAATACCATTAAGGCCTCCGCCGGGATGAACGCCGCCGGAACGGTATTCCAGAAAATCAAAGGGATTGAGGACAGTCAGACCCTTTTCTATAACGAAACCCTGAAAAGCGGCAAACATAAAAATAACCCCGACCTGGTGAAATATTTCGTCGAGCATGCGCCGCGCGCCGTTGACTGGCTTGCCGAACACGATATTGAACTGAGCGACATTACCACCACCGGCGGCATGAGCGTCGACAGAACGCACCGGCCGGCCAACGGCGCGGCCGTCGGCGGCTATTTAATCAGCGGGCTGATTAAAAACCTCAACAAGCACAATATCGACGTCCTGCTGGATACCTCGGTAACGAAAATCATCCGTGAGCAGGGTAAGGTCGCCGGCGTCAGAATCGTCAATGACGAGCATGAGGAGAAAGTCATTGCCGCTAAAGCCGTTATCGTGGCGACGGGGGGATTCAGCGCCAATGAGCAGATGGTGGTCAAATATCGTCCCGACCTGAACGGCTACGTCACCACCAATCATAAGGGCGCCACCGGCGGCGGAATTCGCCTGCTGGAAAATATCGGCGCGGCCACGGTCGATATGGGAGAAATCCAGACCCACCCGACGGTGGAGCAAACCACCTCTTATCTGATCTCCGAATCGATCCGCGGCGGCGGCGCCATTCTGGTTTCCCAGCGCGGGGAGAGATTCTTCAACGAGCTGGATACCCGCGACAACGTTTCGGCGGCGATCGTTAATCTGCCGGAGAAATACGCCTATATCCTGTTCGATCAGCAGGTGAGAAACAGAAATATGGCGGTGGAGGAGTATGTGGCGCAGGGCCTGGCGGTAAGCGGCGATAGCGTCGGCGAGCTGGCGCGACAGATCGGCGTCGACGCCCATACGCTGCAACAGACGCTTGAGCGCTACAACAGCTTCGTCGGCCAGAAACGCGACGATGATTTTGGCCGGGTGACGGGAATGCGCGATCCGCTGAACCAGGCGCCTTACTACGCCATTAAAGTCGCGCCGGGCGTGCACCACACCATGGGCGGCGTGGCGATCGATGACGGCGCCGCAGTGCTGGATAGCCATCATAACGTCATTCCCGGCGCCTACGCCGCCGGGGAAGTGGTCGGCGGTATTCACGGCGCCAACCGTATTGGCGGCAATGCGGTGGCGGATATCATTATTTTCGGTATCCAGGCCGGCAAACGTGCGGCGGCCTACGCCAGGCCGCCGGATAATGCGCGGGCAACCGATGCCGGGGATAGCGCCGCAAAAGCGTCCGGCGCGGCGGAGAAACGGCCGGTGCTGATTGAGGACTGA
- a CDS encoding PTS transporter subunit EIIC — MKDLGNKVHAFGKALMMPISVIAAAGIFLGLAAAMQNPAITGDAFAEMKTPQLIIGFIRQIAGALFANLPLFFAVASAIGLANAEKPTAAFAAVIGFISMHVGVKATLTAQNLTPATTAVDALTAAGMDHTAALMYAAEFTQTLGIFTYNMSVLGGVIAGVLTALLHNRFYTIELPTAISFFGGRRFVPIITVVCLPLVGVGLALIWPTIGQGIAWVGELIGHSGQYGAFLYGFSERILIPTGLHHILNETVRFTPIGGVVTIDNQTVVGALNIFNASLTHPGVVSDEIIREATRFLAQGKIPIMMFGLPGAALAMYRCAQPKHKKRVKALVLAGALASFTTGITEPLEFCFIFVSPLLYLIHAALSGLSFMLMSVLHLMIGNIQGGAIDLVVFGVLGGAETRWWYAVLLGGIYFPLYYFTFRFVINRMNVETPGRESEDQPPEATAVSADQRTQNIITGLGGESNIAEVDCCFTRLRVQVKDMALVVDKTLMTTGANGIKRVNEHNIQVIYGPKVEKIANDVKSALGVTG, encoded by the coding sequence ATGAAAGATTTGGGCAATAAGGTTCATGCTTTTGGCAAAGCGCTGATGATGCCGATTTCGGTGATCGCCGCCGCCGGGATTTTCCTGGGACTGGCGGCGGCGATGCAAAACCCGGCCATCACCGGCGATGCCTTCGCGGAGATGAAAACTCCCCAGTTGATCATCGGTTTTATTCGTCAGATTGCCGGCGCGCTGTTTGCCAACCTGCCGCTGTTTTTTGCCGTCGCCAGCGCCATCGGCCTGGCGAACGCCGAGAAGCCGACGGCGGCGTTCGCCGCGGTGATTGGCTTTATTTCCATGCACGTCGGGGTCAAGGCGACGCTGACCGCGCAAAATTTGACGCCCGCCACCACCGCCGTCGACGCGCTTACCGCGGCGGGGATGGATCATACCGCCGCGCTGATGTACGCCGCCGAATTCACCCAAACGCTGGGGATCTTCACCTATAACATGAGCGTACTGGGCGGGGTGATCGCCGGGGTGCTCACCGCGCTGCTGCACAACCGCTTCTACACCATTGAACTGCCCACGGCCATCAGCTTTTTTGGCGGGCGGCGCTTTGTGCCCATCATTACGGTGGTGTGTTTGCCGCTGGTGGGCGTCGGGCTGGCGTTAATCTGGCCGACCATCGGCCAGGGCATCGCCTGGGTGGGGGAACTGATCGGCCACAGCGGGCAGTACGGCGCGTTTCTGTACGGTTTTTCAGAACGCATTCTGATCCCGACCGGGCTGCATCATATTCTGAATGAAACGGTGCGTTTTACGCCGATTGGCGGCGTCGTCACCATCGATAATCAAACGGTGGTGGGCGCGCTGAATATTTTTAATGCGTCGCTGACGCATCCCGGCGTGGTGAGCGATGAAATCATCCGTGAAGCAACGCGGTTTCTCGCCCAGGGCAAGATCCCCATCATGATGTTTGGCCTGCCGGGGGCAGCGCTGGCGATGTATCGCTGCGCTCAGCCAAAGCATAAAAAACGGGTGAAGGCGCTGGTGCTGGCCGGGGCGCTGGCCTCGTTCACCACCGGCATCACCGAACCGCTGGAGTTCTGCTTTATTTTTGTCTCGCCGCTTTTATATCTGATCCACGCCGCACTGAGCGGGCTCTCCTTTATGCTGATGTCCGTGCTGCATCTGATGATCGGCAATATTCAGGGCGGGGCGATCGATCTGGTGGTGTTCGGCGTGCTGGGCGGGGCGGAAACCCGCTGGTGGTATGCCGTGCTGCTGGGGGGGATATATTTCCCGCTTTATTACTTCACTTTCCGCTTCGTTATCAACCGTATGAACGTCGAAACGCCGGGACGGGAGTCGGAAGATCAGCCGCCGGAAGCCACCGCCGTCAGCGCCGACCAGCGTACGCAAAACATCATCACCGGACTGGGCGGCGAGAGCAATATCGCCGAGGTGGATTGCTGCTTTACCCGTCTGCGCGTGCAGGTAAAAGACATGGCGCTGGTGGTGGACAAGACCTTGATGACCACCGGCGCCAACGGCATCAAGCGGGTTAACGAGCACAACATCCAGGTTATTTACGGTCCGAAAGTGGAGAAAATCGCCAATGACGTCAAAAGCGCGCTTGGCGTGACAGGGTAA
- the fabI gene encoding enoyl-ACP reductase FabI has product MGFLTGKRILVTGVASNRSIAFGIAQAMHREGAELAFTYQNDKLKSRVEGFAGELGSSIVLPCDVAEDASIEALFVELAKVWPNFDGFVHSIAYAPAEQLDGDYVDAVTREGFGVAHDISSYSFVAMAKACRKMLNPNSALVTLSYLGAERAIPNYNVMGLAKASLEANVRYMANAMGAQGVRVNAISAGPIRTLAASGIKNFKKMLSHCEAVTPIRRVVTIEDVGNSAAFLCSDLAAGISGEVLHVDGGFNIAAMNELELDN; this is encoded by the coding sequence ATGGGTTTTCTTACCGGTAAGCGCATTCTGGTCACTGGCGTCGCCAGTAACCGCTCCATTGCATTCGGTATCGCACAGGCCATGCACCGCGAGGGTGCCGAACTGGCGTTCACGTATCAGAACGATAAGCTAAAATCGCGCGTTGAAGGCTTTGCCGGCGAACTGGGTTCCAGCATTGTGCTGCCGTGCGACGTCGCGGAAGACGCCAGTATTGAAGCGCTGTTTGTCGAACTGGCCAAAGTCTGGCCGAACTTTGACGGTTTCGTGCACTCCATCGCTTACGCGCCGGCCGAACAGCTTGACGGCGATTATGTCGATGCGGTAACCCGCGAGGGCTTCGGCGTGGCGCACGATATCAGCTCATACAGCTTTGTGGCGATGGCGAAGGCCTGCCGCAAGATGCTGAACCCGAATTCCGCTCTGGTGACCCTATCCTATCTGGGCGCAGAGCGCGCCATTCCCAACTATAACGTTATGGGTCTGGCGAAAGCGTCGCTGGAAGCGAACGTACGCTACATGGCGAACGCCATGGGCGCGCAGGGCGTGCGCGTTAACGCCATTTCCGCCGGCCCAATCCGTACGCTGGCCGCATCAGGCATCAAGAACTTCAAGAAAATGCTGTCGCACTGTGAAGCGGTTACGCCAATCCGCCGCGTCGTCACCATCGAAGACGTCGGCAATTCCGCGGCGTTCCTGTGCTCCGATCTGGCGGCCGGCATCTCCGGCGAAGTGCTGCACGTGGACGGCGGCTTTAACATCGCCGCGATGAACGAGCTGGAACTGGATAATTAA
- a CDS encoding exoribonuclease II → MFQDNPLLAQLKQQLHSQTPRVEGVVKGTDKGFGFLEADGQKSYFIPPPQMKKVMHGDRISATLHTEKDREIVEPEKLIEPFLSRFVGRVQKKDDRLAIIPDHPLLKEAIGCRPARDLGHQFQDGDWAVAEMRRHPLKGDRGFHAELTQYITTGDDPLAPWWVTLSRHDLERAAPDAATSALNDGALVREDLTALNFVTIDSASTEDMDDALYVQDNGDGSLLLTIAIADPTAYVEAGSELDNIARQRAFTNYLPGFNIPMLPRQLSDDICSLRADERRPVLACRVTIAADGTLGDDIHFFAAWIESKAKLAYDDVSDWLEQQGQWQPPSDAIAQQIRLLHRVCLARGEWRKTHALVFRDRPDYRFLLGDKGEVLDIVVEPRRIANRIVEEAMIAANVCAAVVLRDRLGFGIYNVHNGFDPATVEQAVAVLDSFGVRTDAQSLLTLDGFCALRRELDAQPTPFLDSRIRRFQSYAEVSTTPGPHFGLGLEAYATWTSPIRKYGDMVNHRLLKALIAGQPAEKPQDEVTVQLAERRRLNRMAERDVGDWLYARFLNDKAGTATRFPAEIIDVTRGGLRVRLLDNGAVAFIPSSFVHAVRDELVCSQENGTVLVKGEEVYRQGDTLDVLIAEVRLATRSIIAKPAA, encoded by the coding sequence ATGTTTCAAGATAATCCGCTGCTTGCACAGCTAAAACAGCAACTTCATTCGCAGACGCCACGGGTTGAAGGTGTCGTCAAAGGCACTGACAAAGGGTTTGGCTTTCTGGAAGCTGACGGACAAAAAAGCTATTTCATTCCGCCGCCGCAGATGAAAAAAGTGATGCACGGCGACCGCATCAGCGCCACGCTACACACCGAAAAAGATCGTGAAATCGTCGAGCCTGAAAAGCTGATTGAGCCTTTCCTGAGCCGCTTTGTCGGCCGCGTTCAGAAAAAAGACGATCGCTTGGCGATTATCCCCGACCATCCTTTATTGAAAGAGGCCATCGGCTGCCGCCCCGCCCGCGACCTCGGCCATCAGTTTCAGGACGGCGACTGGGCGGTGGCGGAAATGCGCCGCCATCCGCTCAAGGGCGACCGCGGTTTTCATGCCGAATTGACCCAGTACATCACCACCGGCGACGATCCGCTGGCGCCGTGGTGGGTGACGTTGTCACGCCATGATCTGGAACGCGCGGCCCCTGACGCCGCAACCAGCGCGCTCAACGATGGCGCGCTGGTGCGCGAAGATCTCACCGCCCTGAATTTCGTCACCATCGACAGCGCCAGCACCGAAGATATGGATGATGCGCTGTACGTGCAGGACAACGGCGACGGCTCGCTGCTGCTGACTATCGCCATCGCCGATCCCACCGCCTACGTCGAAGCCGGCAGCGAGCTGGATAATATCGCCCGCCAGCGCGCCTTTACCAATTACCTGCCCGGCTTCAATATTCCGATGCTGCCGCGTCAACTGTCCGACGATATCTGTTCACTGCGCGCCGACGAACGCCGCCCGGTCCTCGCCTGCCGCGTCACCATCGCCGCCGACGGCACGCTGGGAGACGATATTCACTTCTTCGCCGCCTGGATCGAATCCAAAGCCAAGCTGGCCTATGACGACGTATCCGACTGGCTGGAGCAACAAGGCCAATGGCAGCCGCCGAGCGATGCCATTGCACAGCAAATTCGCCTGCTGCACCGCGTCTGTCTGGCGCGCGGCGAATGGCGCAAGACGCATGCGCTGGTATTCAGAGACCGCCCGGACTACCGCTTCCTGCTGGGAGATAAAGGCGAAGTGCTGGATATCGTCGTCGAACCGCGGCGCATCGCCAACCGCATCGTCGAAGAGGCGATGATCGCCGCCAACGTCTGCGCGGCCGTGGTGCTGCGCGACCGGCTGGGATTCGGCATCTACAACGTCCATAACGGCTTTGACCCGGCGACCGTCGAACAGGCGGTGGCGGTACTGGATTCGTTTGGCGTGCGGACCGATGCGCAGTCGTTGCTGACCCTTGACGGTTTCTGCGCCCTGCGCCGCGAACTGGACGCGCAGCCCACGCCGTTCCTGGACAGCCGCATCCGCCGCTTCCAGTCATACGCCGAAGTCAGCACCACGCCGGGGCCGCATTTCGGGCTGGGATTGGAAGCCTACGCCACCTGGACCTCGCCCATCCGTAAGTATGGCGATATGGTCAACCACCGCCTGCTGAAAGCGCTGATCGCCGGGCAGCCGGCGGAGAAACCGCAGGATGAGGTGACCGTGCAGCTCGCCGAGCGCCGCCGCCTTAACCGCATGGCCGAGCGGGACGTCGGCGACTGGCTCTATGCCCGTTTCCTGAATGATAAGGCCGGCACCGCTACCCGCTTCCCGGCGGAAATCATCGATGTCACCCGCGGCGGCCTGCGCGTTCGCCTGCTGGATAACGGCGCGGTGGCGTTTATTCCCTCCTCCTTTGTCCACGCGGTGCGCGACGAGCTGGTTTGCAGCCAGGAGAACGGTACGGTGCTGGTAAAAGGCGAAGAGGTTTACCGCCAGGGCGATACCCTGGATGTGCTTATTGCCGAGGTTCGCCTCGCCACCCGCAGCATCATCGCCAAACCCGCCGCATAG
- a CDS encoding FAD:protein FMN transferase, whose translation MTSVNNIYSYSARLMGSTISLKLFVDDETAVRRVFRRIKRLEDLLTVNRAHSEVMSINHAAGKGYVAVSPVVFQLIKRAREISLIKDGCFNFAIGPVVKLWKIGFDGRSVPAAATIEKALALTDPASVLLDEEQSAVLLPTAGMEIDLGAIAKGYIADLVRDLLWQHGIYHALINLGGNVLALGGSLTDGQGRWGVGLQKPFAERDDLLGVIRVNGKSVVTSGVYERFFTVDERIYHHILDPRSGYPLDNELHSVTVISDDSIDGDSYTTLLYGMGVAAGIDYLRPRADIEAIFVTKDKRIILSSRRHYDFERLDDGYELICADGEG comes from the coding sequence ATGACATCGGTAAATAATATCTATTCCTACTCCGCCCGGCTGATGGGCAGCACCATTTCGTTAAAACTGTTTGTTGATGACGAAACGGCGGTCAGACGGGTCTTCCGGCGCATCAAACGGCTGGAAGACTTGTTGACCGTTAATCGCGCGCACTCGGAAGTGATGAGCATCAATCACGCGGCGGGTAAAGGCTACGTTGCGGTCAGTCCCGTGGTATTCCAACTGATTAAGCGCGCCAGAGAAATCAGCCTGATTAAAGACGGCTGTTTTAATTTCGCCATCGGCCCGGTGGTGAAACTGTGGAAAATCGGCTTTGACGGCCGCTCGGTTCCCGCCGCGGCGACAATAGAAAAGGCGCTGGCGCTGACCGATCCGGCAAGCGTTTTGCTCGATGAGGAGCAGAGCGCCGTTTTACTGCCCACCGCGGGGATGGAAATCGATTTAGGCGCCATCGCCAAGGGATATATCGCCGATCTGGTGAGAGATTTGCTCTGGCAGCACGGCATTTATCATGCGCTTATCAATCTGGGCGGCAACGTGCTGGCGCTGGGCGGCTCCTTGACGGATGGGCAAGGGCGGTGGGGCGTGGGGCTGCAAAAACCGTTCGCCGAGCGCGATGATCTGCTTGGCGTTATCCGCGTGAACGGCAAATCCGTGGTGACGTCCGGCGTCTATGAGCGATTTTTCACCGTTGACGAGCGGATATATCACCATATCCTGGATCCGCGCAGCGGCTATCCGCTGGATAACGAACTGCATAGCGTCACGGTTATTTCGGACGACTCCATCGACGGCGATAGCTATACCACGCTGCTGTACGGCATGGGCGTCGCGGCCGGAATTGACTATTTACGCCCCAGAGCGGATATAGAGGCCATCTTTGTCACCAAAGATAAACGGATCATTCTTTCTTCGCGGCGGCACTACGATTTCGAACGGCTGGACGACGGCTACGAATTAATTTGCGCCGACGGCGAGGGGTGA
- a CDS encoding 6-phospho-alpha-glucosidase — translation MTKRYSMVIVGGGSTWTPGLLKALCKRQATFPLRRLVMYDVDAGRQAVIGEFARLLFSEEYPEVDFSYTTDVEEAFREVDFVFCQMRTGGYAMREKDEKIPLSLGVIGQETCGPGGFAYGMRSIGDMIELVQNVRARSPDAWILNYTNPAAIVADALRVKFPHDRRILNICDQPVNLLRSYARLLGRDADEFEPVYFGLNHFGWFTHLYDRQGTDLLPQLQEIILNQGFKPADAEQRDRSWLDTYAVVADMMRDFPGYLPNTYLQYYLYPEYKLSKLDPNYTRANEVMAGREKRVFETCRAAVQAGTTKDASVVHNDAHGDMIVEVAESIAGNQRRIFVVIVENNGLINNLDDSAMVEVAATLGINGPRPFGVGPIPTFYKGMIEQQFAYERLTIEAWFEGSYHKALQALTLNRLVVDAKKARQVLDALIEANKGYWPQLK, via the coding sequence ATGACAAAGCGGTACAGCATGGTAATCGTCGGCGGCGGATCGACCTGGACGCCGGGTCTGCTGAAAGCGTTGTGTAAACGTCAGGCCACGTTTCCGCTGCGGCGGCTGGTGATGTATGACGTCGACGCCGGGCGGCAGGCGGTGATTGGAGAGTTCGCCCGGCTATTGTTTAGCGAAGAGTACCCGGAGGTGGACTTTTCCTACACTACCGATGTGGAAGAGGCGTTTCGCGAGGTGGATTTTGTTTTCTGCCAGATGCGCACCGGCGGTTATGCCATGCGCGAAAAGGACGAGAAGATCCCGCTGTCGCTGGGGGTTATCGGGCAGGAGACCTGCGGTCCCGGCGGTTTCGCCTATGGCATGCGCTCCATCGGCGACATGATTGAACTGGTGCAGAACGTCCGAGCCCGTTCGCCGGACGCGTGGATCCTTAATTACACCAATCCGGCGGCGATCGTCGCCGATGCGCTGCGGGTGAAATTTCCCCACGATCGGCGCATCCTCAATATTTGCGACCAGCCGGTCAATTTGCTGCGTTCTTATGCCCGGCTGCTGGGGCGCGACGCCGATGAGTTCGAACCGGTCTACTTCGGTCTTAACCATTTCGGCTGGTTTACCCATTTGTATGACCGGCAGGGAACGGACCTGCTGCCGCAGTTGCAAGAGATTATTCTCAATCAGGGGTTTAAACCGGCGGACGCGGAGCAGCGCGATCGCTCATGGCTGGACACCTATGCGGTGGTGGCCGACATGATGCGCGATTTTCCCGGCTATCTGCCCAACACCTATCTGCAATACTACCTCTATCCCGAGTATAAGCTGAGCAAGCTGGACCCGAACTATACCCGCGCCAACGAAGTGATGGCCGGAAGGGAGAAGCGGGTATTTGAAACCTGCCGCGCCGCGGTGCAGGCCGGCACCACCAAAGACGCCAGCGTGGTGCATAACGACGCCCACGGCGACATGATCGTCGAGGTCGCGGAGTCGATCGCCGGCAACCAGCGGCGAATTTTTGTGGTGATTGTGGAAAACAACGGCCTGATAAACAATCTGGATGACAGCGCGATGGTGGAGGTGGCCGCCACGTTGGGCATCAACGGCCCGCGGCCCTTCGGCGTCGGTCCCATCCCGACATTCTACAAGGGGATGATTGAGCAGCAGTTCGCCTATGAGCGCCTGACGATCGAGGCCTGGTTTGAGGGCTCTTATCACAAGGCGTTGCAGGCGCTGACCCTTAACCGGCTGGTGGTGGACGCCAAAAAAGCCCGCCAGGTGCTGGATGCGCTGATTGAAGCCAACAAAGGCTATTGGCCGCAGTTGAAGTAG
- a CDS encoding GntR family transcriptional regulator: protein MIDKHSFIPFYLQIEQILSRQIRENALRPGDPLPTEAEMCRQYQVSRMTARKAVDYLVRQGLVERFRGRGTFVARPDTRVKVQLPLDQHLTSSEVASSVRRKVVNRLLHFSQQPATPEVAGALQVPEQAAVHYMLRLRLIDGTPFVYEQSWMNQALFPDLNTQALNQSKYAYLKSKGYGAVGSHKQIFAELPSTEIREALGLARDEPVLHASVIAFFANGVPFELSNVYYNQRHYTFTLDAPPRPLLAL, encoded by the coding sequence ATGATCGATAAACACTCTTTTATCCCTTTTTATCTGCAAATCGAGCAGATTCTAAGCCGCCAGATCCGGGAAAACGCGCTGCGGCCCGGCGATCCATTGCCTACCGAAGCGGAAATGTGCCGGCAATATCAGGTTTCACGCATGACGGCGCGCAAAGCGGTGGATTATCTGGTCAGACAGGGATTGGTCGAGCGTTTTCGCGGCCGCGGCACCTTTGTCGCCCGGCCGGATACCCGCGTCAAAGTTCAACTGCCGCTGGATCAGCACCTGACCTCCAGCGAGGTCGCCAGCAGCGTCCGGCGCAAGGTCGTCAATCGCTTGCTGCATTTTTCCCAGCAACCCGCGACGCCGGAGGTCGCCGGCGCGCTTCAGGTGCCCGAACAGGCCGCGGTTCACTATATGCTGCGCCTGCGGCTGATTGACGGCACGCCCTTTGTTTATGAACAATCCTGGATGAATCAGGCGCTGTTTCCCGACCTGAATACCCAGGCGCTCAATCAGTCGAAATATGCCTATCTCAAGTCAAAAGGCTATGGCGCCGTCGGCAGCCATAAACAGATATTCGCCGAGCTCCCCTCGACCGAAATACGCGAAGCGCTGGGGCTGGCGCGCGATGAACCGGTGCTGCACGCCAGCGTGATCGCCTTTTTCGCCAACGGCGTTCCCTTTGAGCTGTCGAACGTCTATTACAACCAGCGGCACTATACCTTTACGCTCGACGCGCCGCCGCGTCCGCTGCTGGCGCTATAG